A single Ignavibacteriales bacterium DNA region contains:
- a CDS encoding NADH-quinone oxidoreductase subunit E: MKLSLRKVDLILGNYSHEEYKILFELLERKNEDILKDLIESGLKGRGGAGFPTGLKWKLCAEAVADDKYIVCNADEGEPGTFKDREILDRVPKRVLAGMAIASRVTGAAKGYIYLRAEYAFLVNKLYKELEEFHKIMKSNNIKFKVEIFMGCGAYICGEETALLQSMEGKRGEPRNKPPFPTTNGYLGKPTVVNNVETLVSAFMVCRIGPDEFKKLGIQDSRGSKLFSVSGDTPKPGIYDLEFGLSLAEFVDEFGDGDTKAVQVGGASGFCVPRKKFNETTIGYRGGLTGDSLPTGGSMMLFNSSRSMYNILRNYLDFFAEESCGQCTPCRIGCQQLKNGIEAVKKGVKSPDYLNQLLKLSETMKITSKCGLGQSVANSFSSIVTNFAEEMIY; encoded by the coding sequence ATGAAATTATCATTACGAAAAGTTGACCTGATCCTCGGAAACTACTCCCATGAAGAATATAAAATCCTCTTCGAACTGCTTGAGAGAAAAAATGAGGACATCCTTAAAGACTTAATTGAATCCGGCCTGAAAGGAAGAGGCGGTGCCGGTTTCCCTACCGGACTTAAATGGAAACTTTGTGCTGAAGCTGTTGCTGATGATAAGTATATTGTCTGCAACGCGGATGAAGGAGAACCCGGCACTTTTAAGGACAGAGAAATACTTGACAGGGTGCCAAAACGGGTTCTTGCCGGCATGGCAATAGCCTCAAGAGTAACCGGAGCAGCTAAAGGATATATTTATCTTCGCGCCGAATATGCATTTCTGGTTAACAAACTGTATAAAGAACTGGAAGAGTTCCACAAAATCATGAAGAGCAACAATATTAAGTTTAAAGTTGAAATCTTCATGGGATGCGGCGCTTATATATGCGGTGAAGAAACCGCCCTGCTGCAAAGCATGGAGGGGAAACGTGGCGAACCGAGAAACAAACCTCCTTTCCCCACAACCAACGGATATCTCGGAAAACCCACAGTGGTAAATAATGTTGAAACTCTTGTTTCAGCATTTATGGTTTGCCGTATTGGACCGGATGAATTCAAGAAGCTCGGCATTCAGGATTCCCGCGGTTCTAAACTTTTCTCCGTATCAGGTGATACTCCGAAGCCGGGTATATATGACCTGGAGTTCGGCCTTTCCCTTGCCGAGTTTGTTGACGAGTTTGGTGACGGAGACACTAAAGCTGTACAGGTGGGAGGTGCATCGGGTTTCTGCGTTCCCCGTAAGAAGTTCAATGAGACCACTATCGGCTACCGCGGTGGCCTCACCGGTGACTCACTCCCTACCGGCGGCTCTATGATGCTTTTTAACAGCTCGCGCTCCATGTATAATATCCTCAGGAACTATCTTGACTTCTTTGCAGAGGAATCCTGCGGACAGTGCACCCCATGCCGCATCGGATGCCAGCAGCTCAAAAACGGCATCGAGGCTGTTAAGAAGGGTGTGAAAAGTCCGGATTACCTTAATCAGCTACTTAAACTCAGCGAAACAATGAAGATTACTTCCAAGTGCGGACTCGGACAGTCTGTCGCGAATTCCTTCTCTTCTATTGTTACAAACTTTGCTGAAGAAATGATTTATTAG
- a CDS encoding 4Fe-4S binding protein, whose protein sequence is MSEVQYRQAKTGKLLIEILPDKCDFCGCCVGVCPEDAIELKEAEIYIIDPRCTNCAKCIWSCPIEVIQLNKNGVPVK, encoded by the coding sequence ATGAGTGAAGTGCAATACAGGCAGGCTAAAACCGGCAAACTGCTTATTGAAATACTGCCGGACAAATGTGACTTTTGCGGATGCTGTGTGGGTGTCTGTCCTGAAGACGCCATAGAACTGAAAGAAGCCGAGATATATATAATTGACCCCCGCTGCACCAACTGCGCCAAATGTATCTGGAGCTGTCCGATAGAAGTGATACAACTGAACAAAAACGGAGTGCCGGTAAAATAA
- a CDS encoding tetratricopeptide repeat protein, producing the protein MKKKKQKKEEKQNQPDLQQPQEKKKYPWWFYAVGFSLPVIFLLLLEAGLRLFNYGREYEVFSELSEVYPGMLFLNPDITHKYFVNLESPPGTIPDGFYREKKPNTFRVFVLGESSTAGWPYVPNASFPRYIRRKLQKLYINHHVEVINLGVSAISSYTILDFAKAAAEHDPDLVLVYTGHNEYYGALGAGSTQSLGASRWFINTMLSLQEYKTVQLLQNSIKGIWSAAASFGDDAKGTTNETLMARMIGESLIPYGSPVYENGKEQFRGNLEDILEVFREKQIPVILSSVASNLKDLPPFIPGDTSDENSAGRIYASAGEKLSAGDTAAALKLYSRARDLDPLRFRASSDMNQIIRDISKKSNTPFVDAESELNRIAEAGITGADLMTDHLHPNIRGYSYIGELFFEKMKELSYLPGKEIPPADIEKAIDSILADDFPFTPLDSVIADLRLRILLGGYPFVPRGEPNLLVKNFVRKNRIDSLAAEVVDRIILWEDAHYRMAEYYLQRGDIYSAEKEIRALVQDRPQNKSNYEQAARMFIEAGMYDDAMRYLVPIHKLGPTEYSYKWMGAIYLQQGVYKRAVDYLSGALKFNQQDPQVWYNLAGAYYYNGRNQEAIDAVKRCIQIDPQNTAAKSFYIQLSQITGLK; encoded by the coding sequence ATGAAAAAGAAAAAACAGAAGAAAGAAGAAAAGCAGAATCAACCGGATCTGCAGCAGCCGCAAGAGAAGAAAAAATATCCCTGGTGGTTTTACGCAGTCGGGTTTTCGCTTCCGGTTATATTTTTATTGCTCCTCGAGGCCGGTCTCAGATTATTCAATTACGGAAGAGAATATGAGGTGTTTTCGGAACTCTCTGAAGTATATCCCGGTATGCTCTTTCTTAATCCGGATATAACGCATAAGTACTTCGTAAACCTGGAATCACCCCCGGGTACTATCCCTGATGGATTTTACCGTGAAAAGAAACCGAATACCTTCCGCGTTTTTGTCCTCGGAGAAAGCAGCACAGCGGGCTGGCCGTATGTTCCCAACGCAAGTTTCCCCCGCTATATCCGCAGAAAGCTGCAAAAGCTGTATATCAATCATCATGTAGAAGTTATTAATCTTGGGGTTTCGGCAATATCAAGCTATACGATTCTTGATTTTGCAAAAGCCGCCGCTGAACATGATCCTGATCTGGTACTGGTTTACACCGGACACAATGAGTATTATGGTGCTCTTGGCGCCGGTTCAACACAGAGTCTGGGAGCAAGCCGATGGTTTATTAATACGATGCTTTCACTGCAGGAGTATAAAACAGTTCAGCTGCTTCAAAACTCTATTAAGGGAATCTGGTCTGCCGCTGCCTCGTTTGGCGATGACGCAAAGGGAACCACAAATGAGACCCTAATGGCCAGGATGATCGGTGAAAGTCTTATTCCTTACGGTTCTCCGGTATATGAAAACGGTAAAGAACAGTTCAGAGGGAATCTCGAAGATATACTGGAGGTATTCAGGGAGAAACAGATTCCGGTTATCCTCAGTTCGGTTGCATCCAACCTGAAAGATCTGCCCCCGTTTATCCCGGGTGATACTTCAGATGAAAACAGTGCCGGCCGTATATATGCCTCTGCCGGAGAAAAACTTTCTGCCGGCGATACTGCCGCTGCTTTGAAGCTTTACAGCCGCGCGCGCGATCTTGATCCGCTCCGCTTCCGTGCTTCTTCCGACATGAATCAGATTATCCGCGATATATCAAAGAAATCCAATACGCCATTTGTGGATGCTGAATCTGAGCTTAACAGGATAGCTGAAGCCGGCATCACGGGAGCTGATCTGATGACGGATCATCTTCATCCTAACATCAGAGGATACAGTTATATCGGAGAGCTTTTCTTCGAAAAGATGAAAGAGCTGAGCTATTTGCCTGGAAAAGAAATCCCCCCTGCTGATATCGAAAAAGCAATTGACAGCATACTGGCTGATGATTTTCCTTTTACACCGCTTGACTCGGTCATAGCCGATTTGCGTCTGCGGATTCTGCTCGGCGGATATCCGTTTGTTCCGCGGGGAGAACCGAACCTTCTGGTGAAAAACTTTGTCAGAAAGAACCGGATTGATTCCCTGGCCGCGGAAGTGGTTGACCGTATAATCCTGTGGGAGGACGCTCATTACCGGATGGCGGAATATTATCTGCAGAGGGGGGATATATATTCCGCGGAGAAAGAAATCAGAGCGCTGGTGCAGGACCGTCCCCAGAATAAATCAAATTACGAGCAGGCCGCCCGGATGTTTATTGAAGCCGGGATGTATGATGATGCGATGAGATATCTGGTACCTATTCATAAGCTTGGACCTACAGAGTACTCCTATAAATGGATGGGGGCAATTTATCTGCAGCAGGGGGTATATAAGCGGGCTGTTGATTATCTGAGCGGCGCGCTTAAGTTTAATCAGCAGGATCCCCAGGTGTGGTATAATCTTGCGGGTGCGTATTACTATAACGGCAGAAATCAGGAAGCAATTGATGCAGTAAAGCGGTGCATTCAGATTGATCCGCAGAATACAGCCGCGAAGAGCTTTTATATACAGCTTAGTCAGATTACGGGACTCAAATAA
- a CDS encoding NAD(P)/FAD-dependent oxidoreductase — MKQEYDIIVVGAGPAGSMAARYAADQGVSVLVLEKDRDVGYPVRCGEAVSKEGVEEFIPSDEKWITAHITKFAMIAPDGTEAVIELPGEGYILERRIFDYELAKSAAASGAEYITRAYVNGLIIEDDTVKGVKYQFRGEDKEVRAKIVIAADGVESRVGRWAGLKTHIDFRDMECCSQATVSGLQVNTDTCYFYFGENVAPSGYFWVFPKGEGIANVGLGVSGAVGKKRSALSFLNNFMEQHYPNASILTCIAGGVPCSPTLDKITGKGIMLVGDAARQVNPLSGGGIASGMIGGKLAGITAGEAILTGNLNHIHEYEKRWHDRLGRRHETFNRIKEGIYNFKDEKFNAIAHSFNKVPYEKRSLGNLFTTALFNQPSLLIDVAKVFLIK, encoded by the coding sequence ATGAAACAGGAATATGATATTATAGTAGTAGGTGCCGGTCCGGCTGGTTCAATGGCAGCCCGTTACGCTGCTGATCAGGGAGTGAGCGTGCTGGTGCTTGAAAAAGACCGTGATGTGGGCTACCCGGTCCGCTGCGGAGAAGCGGTAAGCAAAGAAGGGGTCGAAGAGTTTATTCCATCAGACGAAAAATGGATTACAGCTCATATCACCAAATTTGCCATGATTGCCCCGGATGGTACCGAGGCAGTCATTGAACTCCCCGGTGAAGGGTATATACTTGAGCGGAGAATCTTTGATTATGAGCTGGCGAAATCGGCAGCTGCCTCGGGAGCCGAATATATAACCCGTGCCTATGTAAACGGACTGATCATTGAAGATGATACCGTAAAAGGGGTGAAGTATCAGTTCAGAGGAGAGGATAAGGAAGTCCGCGCTAAAATTGTGATTGCAGCAGACGGGGTTGAAAGCAGAGTGGGAAGATGGGCCGGACTGAAAACCCACATAGACTTCAGGGATATGGAGTGCTGCTCACAGGCAACAGTGAGCGGGCTTCAGGTGAATACGGATACCTGTTACTTTTATTTTGGCGAGAATGTAGCCCCAAGCGGATACTTCTGGGTATTTCCCAAAGGAGAGGGTATCGCAAATGTGGGGCTGGGAGTGAGCGGAGCGGTAGGCAAAAAACGCTCGGCGCTATCTTTCCTGAATAATTTTATGGAACAGCACTATCCGAATGCATCTATACTGACCTGCATAGCAGGCGGTGTACCCTGCTCGCCAACACTTGATAAAATAACCGGCAAAGGAATAATGCTTGTCGGGGATGCAGCACGTCAGGTGAACCCTTTAAGCGGCGGCGGAATAGCAAGCGGAATGATAGGAGGAAAACTGGCCGGCATTACCGCGGGAGAAGCGATACTAACCGGAAACCTGAATCATATACACGAATATGAAAAGCGCTGGCATGACCGGCTTGGCAGAAGGCATGAGACCTTTAACCGGATAAAAGAAGGTATATATAACTTTAAGGATGAAAAGTTTAATGCCATTGCGCATTCTTTTAATAAGGTACCCTATGAGAAGCGGTCACTGGGGAACTTATTCACCACCGCGCTTTTTAATCAGCCTTCTCTGCTGATAGATGTGGCAAAAGTATTTCTGATAAAATGA
- a CDS encoding iron hydrogenase small subunit, producing the protein MENYITLTIDNREVTVPEGTSILQAAHKAKVNIPTLCYHEDLCVAGNCRICVVEVEGSRTLVASCATPASNGMIVHTSSPVVRNARKDVIALLVSEHNTQCTTCFRSLNCELQSLAAEYNVDNTRYLSVLKANLEVDQSSWSIEKDDSKCVRCQRCVRTCSELQHVNAITVAHKGKDMKISTFMDLPLNEVVCVNCGQCVIHCPTGALTERRYYDDIWEAIGDPGKHVIINSAPSVRVALGETLDYPPGQRVTGKMVAAMKKLGFDSVLDTDFTADLTIMEEGSELLMRLKKAFQDKENVALPMITSCSPGWVKYIEHMYPEHLDHLSTCKSPQQMFGALAKTYYAHKKGIKPEDIVSVSVMPCAAKKFEANRPEMKSSGFQDIDAGLTTRELGRMIRQAGIDFGKLDDEKFDSMMGDSSGAAVLFGATGGVMEAALRTVYEIVTGKPVPFKNLNITAARGLEKIKEASILLKGCKPEWDFLEGVELRVAIAHGLKNARTIMEQIKKNESPYHFIEIMACPGGCIGGGGQPIPTNDAIRKKRIAAIYAEDEGKEVRKSHENPEIVQIYKDFLPEGPLGKKSHKLLHTHYTKRNRY; encoded by the coding sequence ATGGAAAACTATATCACACTTACTATTGATAACCGTGAAGTAACTGTTCCGGAAGGAACCTCAATACTTCAGGCCGCTCATAAAGCAAAAGTTAATATCCCAACGCTCTGTTATCATGAAGATTTATGTGTAGCGGGCAATTGCCGTATTTGCGTTGTTGAGGTTGAAGGCTCACGCACTCTTGTTGCCTCCTGTGCCACTCCTGCTTCAAACGGCATGATTGTTCACACAAGTTCCCCCGTTGTAAGAAATGCCCGCAAAGATGTGATTGCACTTTTAGTATCAGAACATAATACTCAGTGTACTACATGCTTCAGGAGTCTTAACTGCGAACTGCAGAGTCTTGCAGCTGAATATAATGTTGACAACACACGCTACCTGAGTGTACTAAAAGCGAATCTCGAAGTTGACCAGTCATCATGGTCAATTGAAAAAGATGACAGTAAATGCGTACGCTGCCAGCGATGCGTGCGTACCTGTTCCGAATTGCAGCATGTGAACGCAATAACCGTTGCGCACAAAGGAAAGGATATGAAGATTTCAACCTTCATGGATCTTCCTCTTAACGAAGTGGTTTGTGTTAACTGCGGCCAGTGCGTTATACATTGCCCAACCGGCGCGCTCACCGAAAGAAGATATTATGATGATATATGGGAAGCAATAGGAGATCCGGGCAAGCATGTGATCATTAATTCCGCGCCAAGTGTCCGTGTGGCACTTGGAGAAACGCTTGACTATCCGCCGGGTCAGAGAGTTACCGGCAAAATGGTCGCGGCGATGAAAAAACTTGGTTTCGATTCAGTCCTGGATACAGATTTCACAGCAGATCTGACCATCATGGAAGAAGGATCGGAACTGCTAATGCGCCTTAAAAAAGCATTTCAGGATAAGGAAAACGTAGCACTTCCGATGATCACATCCTGCTCCCCGGGATGGGTAAAATATATAGAACATATGTATCCCGAACATTTGGATCATTTGTCCACCTGCAAATCTCCCCAGCAGATGTTCGGAGCTCTGGCAAAAACTTATTACGCCCACAAGAAAGGTATCAAACCGGAAGATATTGTATCAGTTTCGGTTATGCCCTGTGCAGCAAAGAAGTTTGAGGCCAACCGTCCTGAAATGAAATCCAGCGGATTCCAGGATATTGATGCCGGTCTTACCACCAGGGAGCTTGGCAGAATGATCCGGCAGGCAGGTATTGATTTCGGCAAACTGGATGATGAAAAATTTGACAGCATGATGGGTGACTCCTCCGGCGCTGCTGTGCTCTTCGGAGCAACCGGCGGTGTTATGGAAGCTGCTCTCAGAACCGTCTATGAAATCGTTACCGGAAAGCCGGTACCGTTCAAGAACCTGAATATTACAGCCGCACGCGGACTTGAAAAAATAAAGGAGGCATCAATCCTGCTTAAGGGTTGCAAACCTGAATGGGATTTCCTTGAGGGTGTTGAACTGCGTGTCGCTATAGCTCACGGTCTTAAAAATGCCAGAACCATCATGGAGCAGATAAAGAAGAATGAATCTCCATATCACTTCATTGAAATTATGGCATGCCCCGGCGGATGCATCGGCGGAGGCGGTCAGCCGATACCAACAAATGACGCAATAAGAAAGAAAAGAATTGCCGCAATTTATGCTGAAGATGAAGGCAAGGAGGTCAGGAAATCACATGAGAACCCTGAAATAGTTCAGATATACAAAGACTTCCTCCCCGAGGGTCCGCTTGGGAAGAAGTCACACAAACTGCTTCACACTCACTATACGAAGAGAAACCGTTACTGA
- a CDS encoding SNF2 helicase associated domain-containing protein encodes MIYPSHFKDYFTSKTRYQAMLFLVGGKIAVQKIEKEALYYTVWDELTEEAVLRIDKPGSFIQDHCTCGRSAPGSFCKHIAAGILLLNQFHYFDNSVSTMAEVLKDYPRLFQPKPRELKLVTPFDQEKKKPAVREYEPPPKPPVPKKSREELQAAKKAREEAKEREEKIKAEAENRIKEKLMSILPPGYDIREKKHEPRQDLVFVLNPKLSGVSITLEKAVFEDGLGPVFKGKVTAKDISARSPLSFEDEMLYNFFLMRGSSFDLGQKFFEYDNTSAPSEGQEHLMLFPEMMRRILGESRLYWRKDAQSSPEPVQRPGITLQAVIKTEQKKDEYILRLAFSGDGEIDSLENVHRLMLNPMVVLYKGTMITIPNLTNQQFRYFRGQGSKVAIPDSLRLFAEDTLIPGLIQYIDVEGVNLRRIKEPEVLKKGVLLGENDMSLTLKLVFSYDDTLVQHDPARIREVVRNHEGYTVINRNKQFERDAYELLSEYPVKETQPGVFLPRQDPVLFLHRKLDELKRDGFEIYGEKELKNLIVKEQSPRLVLTIRSGTDWFDLRGDVKFGEHTLRLKDLADSVKEGKQYIRLDDGSLGVLPESWVRKFMRVLPMSSQSDEGLLYSHAQALLVSEIAEEAESVEEDEIYTSRLERLKDFRGIQIKEIPDDINATVREYQKAGYSWLHFLKEFSFGGILADDMGLGKTLQVLMMLLHEKRNRPGVPSLIVAPTSLLFNWINESEKFTPELRFFRYHGGERKETDRLGKMDYDILITTYGIMLNDAEMLREIRFNFIILDESQKIKNPLSKTARVAYRLRGESRICVTGTPVENNLAELWSQFHFTNPGLLSSLNTFKQLYITPIQKHEDKDTLAALRKITFPFILRRTKELVAPELPEKTEIIHYCEMEEEQRKFYEYWRDTIKLDILSEIQEKGLNKSRIKILEGLLRLRQIANHPRLLKQKEVNKSGKFDEFRLLADSVTKENHKILVFSQFTKMLEILRHSAEKMGIQYAFLTGQTMNREEEVEKFQTNPEVKLFFISLKAGGFGLNLTAADYVIHYDPWWNPAAESQATDRAHRIGQNKKVFVYRLITRNTVEEKIIKLQEDKRRLAESVLSLEGSGFKNLTADDIKELFS; translated from the coding sequence ATGATATACCCTTCACATTTCAAGGATTACTTTACTTCCAAAACCCGCTATCAGGCAATGCTCTTCCTTGTCGGGGGAAAAATCGCCGTGCAGAAGATTGAAAAGGAAGCATTGTATTATACAGTATGGGATGAACTTACTGAAGAAGCGGTACTCCGCATTGATAAACCCGGTTCTTTTATTCAGGATCATTGTACCTGCGGCAGGAGTGCTCCCGGCAGTTTTTGCAAACATATAGCAGCGGGGATACTGCTCTTAAATCAGTTTCATTATTTTGATAATTCAGTTTCAACCATGGCTGAGGTGCTTAAGGATTATCCCCGTCTGTTTCAGCCGAAGCCCCGTGAGTTAAAACTTGTTACTCCGTTTGATCAGGAAAAGAAAAAGCCTGCGGTAAGAGAATACGAACCGCCGCCTAAACCTCCTGTACCTAAGAAGAGCCGCGAGGAACTGCAGGCCGCAAAAAAAGCGAGAGAGGAAGCAAAGGAGCGGGAAGAAAAAATAAAAGCGGAGGCGGAAAACCGTATTAAAGAAAAGCTGATGAGCATTTTACCTCCGGGATATGACATCAGGGAAAAAAAGCATGAGCCCAGACAAGACCTGGTTTTCGTACTGAATCCAAAACTCAGCGGAGTCTCCATTACTCTTGAAAAAGCAGTTTTTGAGGATGGTCTGGGCCCCGTCTTTAAGGGAAAAGTTACGGCAAAAGATATTTCAGCCCGCAGTCCGCTCAGTTTTGAAGATGAGATGCTGTATAACTTTTTTCTGATGAGAGGCAGCAGTTTTGATCTCGGGCAGAAGTTTTTTGAATATGACAACACATCTGCCCCTTCTGAAGGACAGGAACATCTGATGCTCTTTCCTGAAATGATGAGGAGGATTCTGGGAGAAAGCCGCCTTTACTGGAGAAAGGATGCACAGTCCTCTCCGGAACCGGTTCAGCGGCCGGGAATCACTCTTCAGGCAGTCATAAAAACAGAACAGAAGAAGGATGAATATATATTACGTCTGGCATTTTCGGGCGACGGTGAAATTGACTCACTGGAAAACGTTCACCGTCTGATGCTTAACCCGATGGTGGTTTTGTATAAAGGAACCATGATAACCATCCCTAATCTTACCAATCAGCAGTTTAGATATTTCAGAGGGCAGGGAAGCAAAGTGGCCATTCCGGATTCACTCCGCCTGTTCGCTGAAGACACACTGATACCCGGACTGATTCAGTATATAGATGTTGAGGGGGTGAATCTAAGGCGGATAAAGGAGCCGGAAGTTCTTAAAAAGGGTGTGCTTCTTGGCGAAAATGATATGTCTCTGACATTGAAGCTGGTTTTCTCCTATGATGATACACTTGTGCAGCATGATCCGGCCAGGATTCGTGAAGTGGTAAGGAATCATGAAGGATATACCGTAATAAACCGGAATAAGCAGTTCGAAAGAGATGCGTATGAGCTTCTCTCGGAATATCCTGTGAAAGAAACCCAGCCGGGGGTTTTTCTCCCCAGGCAGGATCCTGTTCTTTTTCTCCACAGAAAGCTTGACGAACTAAAGAGGGATGGGTTTGAGATATACGGGGAGAAGGAACTGAAGAACCTTATCGTGAAGGAGCAGAGCCCCCGGCTGGTCCTTACAATCCGTTCCGGTACCGACTGGTTTGACCTGCGGGGCGATGTGAAGTTCGGGGAACATACTCTGAGACTGAAAGATCTTGCTGATTCGGTAAAAGAGGGGAAGCAGTATATACGTCTGGATGATGGTTCGCTTGGCGTGCTGCCGGAAAGCTGGGTGCGTAAGTTTATGCGCGTGCTGCCCATGAGCAGCCAGTCAGATGAGGGGCTGCTCTATTCACACGCGCAGGCGCTTCTGGTGAGCGAAATTGCTGAAGAAGCTGAATCCGTCGAAGAAGATGAGATATATACATCACGTCTTGAACGGCTGAAGGATTTCAGAGGAATTCAGATAAAGGAAATTCCGGATGATATTAATGCCACAGTGCGGGAATATCAGAAGGCAGGATACTCCTGGCTGCATTTTCTGAAGGAATTTTCATTCGGGGGCATCCTTGCCGATGATATGGGGCTTGGCAAAACTCTGCAGGTGCTGATGATGCTCCTGCATGAAAAAAGAAACAGACCGGGTGTTCCTTCTCTGATTGTTGCTCCCACTTCTCTTCTCTTTAACTGGATTAATGAATCGGAGAAATTCACACCGGAGCTCCGCTTCTTCCGCTATCATGGCGGGGAACGAAAGGAAACGGACCGTCTCGGTAAAATGGATTACGATATCCTGATTACTACCTATGGCATCATGCTGAATGACGCGGAGATGCTCAGGGAAATCAGATTTAATTTTATCATCCTTGATGAATCGCAGAAAATAAAAAATCCACTTTCCAAAACAGCCAGAGTGGCATACAGGCTGCGGGGAGAAAGCAGAATCTGCGTGACGGGTACTCCGGTGGAAAATAACCTTGCAGAACTCTGGTCACAGTTTCATTTTACCAACCCGGGGCTGCTTTCCAGTCTGAACACATTTAAACAGTTATATATAACCCCGATTCAGAAGCATGAAGATAAAGATACGCTTGCGGCACTGAGGAAGATAACCTTCCCGTTTATACTCCGCAGAACCAAAGAACTGGTGGCTCCGGAACTGCCTGAAAAGACCGAAATCATCCATTACTGCGAAATGGAAGAAGAACAAAGGAAATTTTATGAGTACTGGCGGGATACAATAAAACTGGATATCCTGAGCGAGATTCAGGAGAAAGGGCTGAATAAATCCAGGATAAAGATACTGGAGGGGCTTCTCCGGCTGAGGCAGATAGCCAATCATCCGCGGCTGCTGAAGCAGAAAGAGGTGAATAAATCAGGAAAATTTGATGAGTTCCGTCTTTTGGCAGATTCAGTGACCAAAGAGAATCATAAAATATTGGTATTTTCGCAGTTTACAAAAATGCTTGAAATACTGAGGCATTCTGCTGAAAAGATGGGTATTCAGTATGCATTCCTGACCGGACAGACCATGAACCGGGAGGAGGAAGTAGAAAAGTTTCAGACCAATCCGGAGGTAAAATTGTTTTTTATCAGTCTTAAAGCCGGAGGTTTTGGATTGAATCTTACCGCTGCTGATTATGTTATTCATTATGACCCCTGGTGGAATCCGGCTGCGGAGTCGCAGGCAACTGACCGCGCACACCGGATAGGGCAGAATAAAAAGGTTTTTGTGTACCGGCTGATAACGCGTAATACGGTTGAGGAAAAAATCATAAAACTGCAGGAAGATAAACGCCGCCTTGCTGAAAGCGTCCTTTCTCTGGAAGGAAGCGGCTTTAAGAATCTTACCGCGGACGATATTAAGGAATTATTTTCATAG
- a CDS encoding NAD(P)H-dependent oxidoreductase subunit E, with protein MTLVESTVTELTLKYGKERRQLLPILRGVYEKFHYISDESMVEIARQLDISSAEVFGKATFYSFLSGSPQGEFVIRICKTIVCDMKNKKLIVDTLENLLKIKMGQTTHNRKFSLCYTNCLGLCHKAPAMLINNEAYTDLTPEKVRQIITSYKNR; from the coding sequence ATGACATTAGTAGAATCCACCGTAACGGAACTGACGCTTAAATACGGTAAAGAACGGCGTCAGTTGCTCCCCATCCTGCGCGGAGTTTATGAAAAATTCCATTACATTTCCGATGAATCCATGGTTGAGATTGCCAGGCAGCTCGATATTTCTTCGGCTGAGGTCTTTGGTAAGGCAACCTTTTACTCCTTTCTGAGCGGCTCGCCGCAGGGGGAATTTGTTATTCGTATCTGCAAAACCATTGTCTGTGATATGAAAAATAAAAAACTCATTGTTGACACGCTTGAGAATCTTCTTAAAATAAAAATGGGGCAGACAACTCACAACAGAAAATTTTCCCTCTGCTACACAAACTGCCTCGGACTCTGCCATAAGGCACCGGCAATGCTTATCAATAATGAAGCATACACTGACCTTACACCCGAAAAAGTCCGCCAGATCATCACCAGTTACAAGAACAGATAG
- a CDS encoding DoxX family protein, which translates to MQDFGLLIARVWLGITFIIFHGYKKIINPGGWEKLGSNMAHLGLDFAPTFWGFMAAFTESFGALFLMLGLFTRPVSGLLAFTMLVATLKHVMAEEKYSYPLEMMAVFLLIAFLGAGRYSLDQLLFRK; encoded by the coding sequence ATGCAGGATTTTGGTTTGCTGATCGCCAGAGTCTGGCTTGGCATTACCTTTATCATATTTCACGGATATAAGAAAATTATCAACCCTGGCGGATGGGAGAAACTGGGTTCAAATATGGCTCATCTGGGGCTGGATTTTGCCCCGACATTCTGGGGTTTTATGGCGGCTTTTACAGAATCCTTCGGGGCTCTCTTTCTGATGCTGGGGTTATTTACCAGACCGGTCTCCGGACTGCTTGCCTTTACCATGCTGGTTGCCACCCTGAAGCATGTTATGGCTGAGGAAAAGTATTCCTATCCTTTGGAAATGATGGCGGTTTTTCTTCTGATTGCATTTCTTGGGGCGGGACGCTACAGTCTGGATCAACTACTCTTCCGGAAATGA